Within the Novosphingobium pentaromativorans US6-1 genome, the region GCCCGCACTGGCGGTGTTGTTTCCGGCAATGGCAAAGGCCGTGCCGTGATCGGGCGAGGTGCGGATGATCGGCAGGCCGAGCGTGACGTTGACGCCCTGGTCGAAGTCGAGCGTCTTGATCGGGATCAGTGCCTGGTCGTGGTACATGCACAAGGCCACGTCATAGCCACCGCGTTCGTGTGCGGCGAAGAGCGCGTCGGCCGGGTGGGGGCCGGTTACGGCGAGCCCCTCGGCCTTGAGCGTCTCGATGGCGGGGCGGATGATCCGCTGTTCCTCGTCGCCCATGCGGCCGTCTTCCCCTGCGTGGGGATTGAGGCCGGTGATCGCCAGGCGGGGGCGGGCAAGGCCGAAATCGCGGGCCAGTGAGCGGGCCACGATCCGGGCGCGGTGTACGATCAGCTCCTGCGTCAGCAGGGCGGGAACTTGCGAGAGGGCGGTATGGACGGTAAGCGGCACCGTGCGCAGCGACGGACCGGCGAGCATCATTACCGCGTCCTCATGCGGCAGGCTGCAGGCATCGGCGAGAAATTCGGTCTGTCCGGGCTGTGTGAAGCCGACTTCGGCCAGCTTCGACTTGGCGATCGGGCCGGTCACGACGCCGCCTGCCTTGCCCGA harbors:
- the pdxA gene encoding 4-hydroxythreonine-4-phosphate dehydrogenase PdxA is translated as MALAAPLAISLGDPAGIGPELIAEAWIKRETAGLAPFFVVGGADVLAAAARTRGIDLPVSRIAEPSQADAAFAIGLPVLGDEDSKPTFGSPDMAGARLALHSLGAATALARSGKAGGVVTGPIAKSKLAEVGFTQPGQTEFLADACSLPHEDAVMMLAGPSLRTVPLTVHTALSQVPALLTQELIVHRARIVARSLARDFGLARPRLAITGLNPHAGEDGRMGDEEQRIIRPAIETLKAEGLAVTGPHPADALFAAHERGGYDVALCMYHDQALIPIKTLDFDQGVNVTLGLPIIRTSPDHGTAFAIAGNNTASAGAMIAAIRMAGECAARRAA